The sequence below is a genomic window from Lysobacter capsici.
CGAAGTTAGCAAAGATCACTTCATTCATGCTGGCCGGGCGCTTAGGATGCAGACGGGCCGGGCCTTCGCCGGCATCGGGAATTCGTGATGGACTTCGCACCCAGCGCGCGCAGCGCCGACTATCTGCAACGCCTGCAAGCCTTCATCGCCGAACACATCGCGCCGTTCGAAGACACGTATCGGCGCGAGAATGCGAACACCAACGCCGGCGCCGACTGGCGCCAGTGGCGGGTGCATCCGCGCATCGCCGAACTCAAGCGCCTGGCGCGCGAGGCGGGCCTGTGGAATCTATTCCTGCCCGATGCGCAGCTCGGCGCGGACCTGTCGGTGCTCGATTACGCGCCGCTGGCCGAGGCCATGGGCCATTACGAATTCGCCGCGGACATCTTCAACTGCAACGCGCCCGACACCGGCAACATGGAAGTGCTGCATCACTTCGGCAGCGATGCGCAGAAACAGCAATGGCTGCGGCCGCTGCTCGACGGCGAGATCCGCTCGGTATTCTGCATGACCGAGCCGGACGTGGCGTCGTCGGATGCGACCAATATGCAGGCGACCGTGCGCGTGGACGGCGATGACTTGCTGCTCGACGGGCGCAAGTGGTGGTCGACCGGCATCGGCCACCCCGACGCGAAGCTGGCGATCTTCATGGGCCTGTCCGATCCCGACGCCGAACCGCACAAGCGCCACAGCATGGTACTGGTGCCGCTGGATGCGCCGGGGGTGCGGATCGAACGCATGCTGCCGACCTTCGGCGAGTACGATCCGCCTTACGGTCACGGCGAGGTGGTGTTCGATAATGTGCGCGTCCACAAGGACCAGTTGATCCTCGGCCTGGGCCAGGGTTTCGCGATCGCGCAGGGGCGGCTCGGCCCGGGCCGCATCCATCACTGCATGCGCGCGATCGGCGCGGCCGAGCGCGCGCTGGAACTGACCATCCGCCGTGGCGCCTCGCGCCAGGCGTTCGGCCAGCCGATCCTGCGCCTGGGCGGCAATCTCGAACGCATCGCGCAGGCGCGCATGGCGATCGATCAGGCGCGTCTGCTGACCTTGTACGCGGCGTGGAAGATCGAGCACTTCGGGGTCAAGGCGGCGATGACCGAAATCTCGGCGATCAAGGTGGTCGCGCCGAACATGCTGCAGGACATCGTCGACCAGGCGATCCAGATGCACGGCGGCGCCGGGGTGTCGAACGATCTGCCGCTGACCGGATTGTTCATGATCGCGCGCGCGCTGCGCATTGCCGACGGCCCGGACGAAGTGCATCGTGCGATGGTCGCGCGCATGGAACTGGCCAAGTACGGTTTGAGTTCCAGCCAGAACCGTCAACACCAGAAAGAACGCGCTCACAAGGAACCGGCATGACCACCGCAACCCGCGTCTTCATCACCGGCGGTGCCTCCGGGCTCGGCCGCGCCCTTGCCGAAGGCTATGCCCGCGACGGCGCGCGCGTGTGCATCGGCGATGTCAACGCGGCGCGCGGCGAAGAAACCCTCGCGGCGCTGCGCGCATTGGGCGCAACCGCGCATTATCTGCACTGCGACGTGACCCGCGAGCAAGACCTGCAGGCCGCGGCCGACTGGCTGCTGGCGCAGTGGGGCGGGGTGGATCTGGTGTTCAACAATGCCGGCGTCGCCGACATGGGGCCGGTCGAGGCCATGCCGATCGCCGACTGGCAGTGGATGATCGACATCAACCTGCTCGGCGTGGTGCGCGGCTGCAAGGTATTCGCGCCGTTGCTGCGCAAGCAGGGCAGCGGCCGCTTGGTCAACATCGCCTCGATGGCCGGTTTGATCCATCCGCCGTTCGCGGGCGCGTACAACGCGACCAAGGCCGCGGTGGTGGCGCTGTCGGAAACGCTCAAGGCCGAACTCGGATCGGCCGGGATCGAGGTCAGTGTGGTCTGCCCGGCGTTCTTCCGCACCAACCTCAGCGAGAGCCTGCGCAGCACCGACCCGCGCTATGCGCGCTGGATGCGCAAGCTGGTCGACGAATCCACGATCGGCGCCGACGAGATCGCCGCGATGATCCGCGCCGGCGTGGCGCGCGGCGAGTTTCGCATTCTCACTCATGCCTCGGCGCGGCGGTTCTGGATGCTCAAGCGATGCTTGCCGTACAGCTGGTACGAAGCGGCGATGCGTCGCGCCGGCCAGGGCGGGGCGAAGAAGAAGCCGGCGCCGGTCGGCCGCAAGGCATGAGCGCGGCGGACGAACGCAGCAACGACGGCTCGCGCGCGGTGCGTGCGGGCGAGGAACTCGATGTCGCTGCGGTCGACGCCTGGCTCAAGCCGCGCCTGCCGCATCTGCACGGCGCGCCGCAGGTCACCCAGTACGCCGGCGGCGCGTCGAACTGGACCTATCGCCTGCACTACGACAACGACGACCTGATCCTGCGTCGCCCGCCGGCCGGCAAGAAAGCCAAGTCCGCGCACGACATGGGCCGCGAATTCCGCATCCAGCAGGCGCTCAAACCCGTTTTCCCGTTCGTGCCGGCGATGTACGCGCATTGCGAAGACACCCAGGTGATCGGCGCGGAGTTCTACGTGATGCAGCGGCTCGACGGGCTGATCCTGCGCAAGAACCTGCCGTCCGGGCTGGACCTGAGCCGCGATCAGGTTCGCAGCTTGTGCCTGCATGTCCTCGATACCTTGATCGCATTGCATCAGGTCGACCATCGCGCCGCCGGCCTGGAACATCTCGCGCCGGGTGCCGGTTACGGCCAGCGCCAGATCGACGGCTGGAGCAAGCGCTATACCGACGCACGCACCTGGAACGTTCCCGCTGGCGGCAAGATCATGGCCTGGTTGAAGGCGAACCTGCCGCGCGACGAACGCATCTGCCTCACCCACAACGACTTCCGGTTCGACAACGTGGTACTCGACCGCAACGATCCGACCCGGGTGATCGGCGTGCTGGATTGGGAGCTGGCGACGCTCGGCGATCCGTTGATGGATGTCGGCAATCTGCTCGCCTATTGGGTGGAGGCCGGCGACGACTTCATCGCCCGCGATACGCGGCGGCAACCGACCCACTTGCCCGGCATGTTCACTCGCCGCGAGGTGATGCAGTACTACAGCGAACGCACCGGCATGCAGCCGCGCAGTTGGGCGTTCTACGAGGTCTACGGCTTGTTTCGCCTGTCGGCGATCGCCCAGCAGATCTATTACCGCTATCACCACCGGCAGACCCGCAACCCGGCGTTCAAGCGTTTCTGGCTGTCGGTGAATTACCTGCATTGGCGTTGCCGCAAGGCGATCGCGCAAGACCGGCGAGGGCCGTGAGATGGCCGCGACGATCCATCTGATCCGCCACGGCCAGGCCGCATTCGGCGCGGCCGATTACGATCAGCTCAGCGAGCGCGGACGCGAACAGTCGCGCCTGCTCGGTGCCGCATTGGCGCCGCTCGCAGGCGAAGGCGATATCGCGATCTGCGGCGGCATGCGCCGGCATCGGCAGACCGCCGACGAATGTCTGGCGGCGATGTATCCAACACACGCACCCCAACACGACCCCGCGGATGCAAGCCCCTCTCCCGTTGACGGGAGAGGGGTTGGGGTGAGGGCCGCCCCCCAAATCGACCCACGCTGGAACGAATTCGACCACCAGCAAATCATTGCCCGCCACGCCCCAGAATACAGCGACCACGAACATCTGGTCGCCGAATTCAGCCGCGCCGCCGATCCACGCCGTGCGTTCCAGACGCTGTTCGCTGCGGCGATGACGCGCTGGTCGGGCGGACATTTCGATCACGAGTACAGCGAACCGTGGCCGTCGTTCGGCCAGCGCTGCCGCGATGCCTTGCAGGCCGCGGCCGAAGCCGCGCCGTCGTCGACCTCGAATATCTGGGTGTTCACCTCCGGCGGCCCGATCGCCGCGATCGTCCAGCATTTGCTGCAGGCGCCCGATGCGCAGGCGATGAAACTCAGCTGGACCCTGGTCAACGCCGGCGTCACTCAAGTGCATGTCGCCCGCGGCGGCCTGCGCCTGTCCACCTTCAACGGCCACGCCCATCTGTACGGACGCGCCGACCTGATCACTTATCGCTGAGGCTCGCGCCTCGACCGGAGTTCGCCGCATGCGCAAACGTATCCTCATCACCGGCGCCAGTTCCGGACTTGGCCGCGGCATGGCGCGCGAGTTCGCCCGCGCCGGCAGCGACCTCGCCCTGTGCGCGCGGCGCCTGGACCGACTGGAATCGCTCAAGGCCGAATTGGAAGCGGCCCATCCGGCCATCCGCGTGAGCATCCACAGCCTGGACGTGACCGATCACGAGCAGGTGTTCGCGGTGTTCGCGGCCGCGCGCGACGCACTGGGCGGCCTGGACCGGGTGATCGTCAACGCCGGCATCGGCCAGGGCGCGCCGGTCGGCAAGGGCCAGTTCGCCCTGAACCGCAGCATCGTCGAGACCAATTTCCTCGCCGCGCTGGCGCAGTGCGAAGCGGCGGTGGAAATCTTCCGCGCCGCCGGCCAGGGGCATCTGGTGTTGATTTCCTCGATGAGCGCGATGCGCGGCATGCGCGGCGGCCTGACCGCCTACGCCGCGAGCAAGGCCGGCGTGGCCTCGCTGGCCGAAGGCATCCGCACCGACATGCTGCGCAAGCCTTCGATCAAGATCAGCACGATCTACCCAGGTTACATCCGCACCGAAATGAACGACGGCGCGCCGGCCAAGCAGACGCCTTTCATCATCGACGAGGCGACCGGTTGCCGTTTGCTGGTGCGGGCGATCGAGAAGGAGAAAGCCAAGGCTTATGTGCCGTGGTGGCCGTGGGCGCCGTTGGGGTGGTTGATGAAGCGGTTGCCGTTGGCGTGGGTGGCGAAGCTCAATTGACCATGCGCAAGCGTTCGCGTGGTTTCGCCGGCCCCCTGTAGGAGCGGCGCGAGCCACGACCGCGAATTGCGATCTGCGGCGAGGGTTGGGTCGTAGCCTTTTTGGTCGTTGCAGTCGTTGCAGTCGTTGCAGTCGTTGCAGCCGTTGCGATCGTCGCGGTCGTTGTGGCGCGGCCGTAGCTTGCTATACGGGTTGCCATGCAGGTTGCGACGCAGGCGTGGTGACGCGGTCGCGGCTTGCGCCGCTCCTACAGGGGAGCGCCGTAGCATCCGACGCATATGCATGTTCGCTATCTACCTGTAGGAGCGGCGCGAGCCGCGACCGCGAATCTTCGGCTACGACGAAACTTTCCAGAACGTCATTCCCGCGAAAGCGGGAATCCAGTGACTTCAAGCGTTCTCGCACGAAAGGCACTGGATTCCCGCCTTCGCGGGAATGACGTTCTTGGCGATGCGCGGCGACTCGAGAATCACCCGCGAATCACTCTCGAATCATTCGCGGCTCATCCACCTTTCTTCGCTGCTTTATGCATTGCCGGCCGACACCCCATCACCCGACCCCGAATCTCCAGATCCCCCACAACACTCATCCTGAGCCAGATCCTCAAGAATCGGACACTCCGGCCGATCATCCCCCTGGCACCGCCGCGCCAGCTGCTCCAGCGTGTGCTGCATCGCCTGCATCTCGCGTATCTTCGCCGCCAGTTCCGCCGCGTGATCCAACGCCAGTCGCTTGACCTCGCCGCTTTCGCGCGAGCGGTTGTCCCACAGCCCCAGCAAGGTCTCGATCTGCTTGATCGAAAACCCCAGCGAGCGAGAGCGCTTGATGAAACGCAGCCGATGCAGGTCGCTGTCGCGGTACAGGCGATAGCCGGCGATGCTGCGGCCCGCGGCCGGAATCAGGTCGATGCTCTCGTAATGGCGGATCATCTTCGCGCTCACCCCGCTGAGCTGGGCGGCTTCGCCGATGTTGTGCAGGCCGTCGGCCTTGGCCTGGGCGAGTTCGGGCGCGTTGCGGGTCATGGCGCGGTTCCTGTTTCCGGTAACGAAGGGTGCGTAAGCGTTCATGCGCGGCGCGTTCATGCCGGTTTCCAGCGTCGCAGCAGCAGAGTGTTGCCGATCACGCTGACGCTGGAGAAGGCCATCGCCGCGGCGGCGACCACCGGGTTCAACCAGCCCAAGGTCGCTAGGCCGATGCCGATCACGTTGTAGCCGAATGCCCAGAACAGGTTCTGACGGATCTTGCGGCTGGTGCGGCGCGAGATCTCGATCGCGTCGGCGACCAGCCCCGGTTCGGCGCGCATCAGGGTGATGCCGGCGGCCTGCATCGCCACGTCGGTGCCGCTGCCCATGGCGATGCCGACATCGGCCGCGGCCAGCGCCGGTGCGTCGTTGACGCCGTCGCCGACCATCGCCACGGTGCGGAACTGCCCGAGTTCGGCGACCGCGGCGGCCTTTTGTTCGGGCAATACGTCGGCGCGGATCTGGTCGATGCCCAGTTCGGCCGCGACCGCGCGCGCCGCGCCGATGTGATCGCCGGAAATCATCGCGGTGCTCACGCCCAGCGCGTGCAGGCGTTCGATCGCGGCCCGGGCGTTGGCGCGCGGGGTGTCGCGGAAACCGAGCAGGCCGAGCAACTGCGCGCCATCGCTGCCGTCGCGCGCCAGCCACGACACGCTGTGGCCGCTGTCGGCCAGGCGTTGCGCGGCCTCGCGCAGCGGTTGCAGATCGACGCCGGCTTCTTCGAGCATGCGGGTGCTGCCGAGCAGCAGGCTGCGGCCTTCGACCTCGCCGCGCAGGCCGCGTCCGGCCAGCGCCCGCAGTTGCGACACCGGCGGCAGGGTCAGCGCGCGCGCCGCATCGAGGGTGGCGCGCGCAAGCGGATGCTCGCTGCCCGACTGCAAGGCCGCGGACAAACGCAGCAGCGCGTCGCGATCGCCGTCGAGCGCGGTCCATTCGCTCAGCACCGGCTTGCCTTCGGTCAGGGTGCCGGTCTTGTCGAACGCGACCACGTCGATCCGGTGCGCGATTTCCAGCGCTTCGGCGTCCTTGATCAGGATGCCCGCGCGCGCGGCCACGCCGGTGCCGGCCATGATCGCGGTCGGCGTCGCCAGGCCCAGCGCACACGGACAGGCGATCACCAGCACCGCGACCGCGTTGAGCACGGCCTGGCTCCAATCGCCTGCATACAGGCCCCAGCCGATCAGGGTCAGCAGCGCGATCGCGATCACCACCGGCACGAACACCGCGCTGACCCGGTCGACCAGATGCTGGATCGGCGCTTTCTTGGCCTGCGCGTCTTCGACCAGACGGATGATCCGGGCCAGCGCGCTCTCCGCGCCGACCGCCACGGTTTCGACCACGATCCGGCCTTCGCCGTTGATCGCGCCGCCGGTGACGCGGTCGCCGCGCTCTCGCGCGACCGGCAGGGATTCGCCGGTGAGCAGGGATTCGTCGACGTGAGTGAGGCCTTCGACGATGCGGCCGTCGGCCGGCAGGCGTTCGCCCGGGCGCACCACCACGAGGTCGCCGACCCGCAGTTGCGCGAGTGGCAATTCGTGTTCGACGCCGTCGCGCAGCACCCGCGCGCTGCTCGGGCGCAGCGCCTGCAGGGCGCGGATCGCCGCGGTGGTCTGGCGCTTGGCGCGCGCTTCCAGCCACTTGCCGAACAGGATCAGGGTGATGATCACCGCCGAGGTTTCGAAATACAGCTGCATCTGATCGCCGCGCAGCAGGTGATACAGGCTCAGGCCGTAACCGGCGCTGCTGCCGAGTGCGACCAGCAGGTCCATGTTGCCGCTGCGCGCGCGCAGCGCGCTCCAGCCGGCGCGGTAGAAGCGCGCGCCGAGCCAGAACTGCACCGGCGTGGCGAGCGCGAACTGCAACCAGCCCGGCAGCATCCAGTGCTGGCCGAACAACAGGCCGAGCATCGGCGCGACCAGGGGCAGCGACAGCGCGGCGGCAATCAGCAGATGGCGGGTTTCGCGCGACAGAGCGGGTTTCGCGTTGCTGCGGGCGGTGGTGGCGGTGTCGCTGCCGTTGTCGGTGCGCGGCGGGTTGCTGCTGTCGCCAGCGGCTTGGTTGCTTGCACCGCCGCCCGATGGGTTGTCGGGGTCGGAATCGGGCAGGCTCGCTTCGTAGCCGGCGCGTTTCACCGCGGCGATCAGCGCGGCCGTGTCGGTGCCGGCGAGCATGCGCACCTTGGCGCGCTCGGTGGCCAGATTGACCGAGGCCTCCAGCACGCCCGGCACTGCGGTCAGCGCCTTCTCGATCCGGCCGACGCAGGAGCCGCAATTCATCCCGCGCAGCGCCAGCACGAGGTCCTCGCTGGGGACGCTGTAACCGGCCGCGGCGATGGCGCGTTCGATCTGCGCGGCGGAGACGCTGGCGTCGTGGGCGACCTCGGCGGTTTCGGTGGCCAGATTGACGTTGACCTCGGCGACGCCGGGCAGGGCGCTCACGGCCCGCTCGATGCGGCCGGCGCAGGAGCTGCAGGTCATCCCGGCTACGTGCAGACGCAGGCGTTGCGGGAGGGGGGCGACTTGGAGAGGGGCGTTCATGGGGGTTCCCGGGGGACTCGATGCCGGGCAGGTTGGGGGTTCCCATGATGGTAAGGTCAAGCTTGGGGCTGGGAGGTGAGCGGGAGGGCCGATCGACCGCTCGGGCGCCGTGGTTCTGACGCCTGAGTGGCGCCGCAGGCCGCCAGTTCGCGGTCGCGGCTCGCGCCGCTCCTACTGGGGGCGGCCGCGGCTTCGTTTCTCCCTGTAGGAGCGGCGTGAGCCGCGACGTCGCCATCGCAACTGCGTCGTAAGCAAGAAGACGCGTCGGTCGCGGTCATCACCAACAAGGCGGCCTATTCACAAAGCAGCGCCTCCCCCCATCGCCGTGAACAATTCAGTCGCACACACTGAGACACGCCGCCCGCACGCTAGCCAATGCCACAATCGCCCCCATCTACGAACGGTCCCCAGTCACCGCTCCCAATCGGCAGGCCGTCCCCGCTCATGGTGCTAGACGATTTCCATCCCGCCGTCGCCGCCTGGTTCGGCGCGACGTTTCCGGCGCCGACCCAGGCGCAGGTGCTGGCGTGGCCGAACATCCGCGCCGGGCGCAACACCCTGGTCGCCGCGCCGACCGGTTCGGGCAAGACCCTGACCGCGTTCCTGGCCGCGATCGACGAACTGGTGCGCGAAGGGCTCGAACACGGATTGCGCGACGAAACCGCGGTGGTCTACGTCTCGCCGCTGAAGGCGCTGTCCAACGACATCCATCTGAACCTGGAAGCGCCGCTGGCCGGCATCGCCGAGCACCTGCAGCGCATGGGCCTGGCCGACCCCGGCATCCGTACCGCGGTGCGCACCGGCGATACGCCCGCAGGCGAACGCGTGGCGATGCGCAAGCGGCCGCCGCACATCCTGGTGACCACGCCCGAGTCGCTGTACGTGCTGATGGGTTCGGAATCCGGGCGCGCCATGCTGTCGACCGTGCGCTCGGTCATCGTCGATGAAATCCATGCCGTTGCCGACGACAAGCGCGGCAGCCATCTGAGCCTGACCCTGGAACGCCTGCGCGGCCTGTGTCCCAAACCGCCGCTGCGGATCGGCCTGTCGGCGACGCAGAAACCGATCATCGAAGTCGCGCGTTTCCTGGTCGGCAGCGACGCGGTCGATGCCGACGGCCAACCCGATTGCGCGATCGTCGACATCGGCTACGCCAAGCAGCGCGATCTCGCCCTGGAGCTGCCGGGCTCGCCGCTGTCGGCGGTGATGTCGCACGAGCAATGGGACGAGGTCTACCAACGGCTGGCCGCATTGGTCGGCGAACACCGCACCACGCTGGTGTTCGTCAACACCCGGCGCATGGCCGAACGCGCCGCGCGCCATCTCGCCGACCGGCTCGGCAAGGACGTGGTCGCCGCGCACCACGGCAGCCTGTCGCGCGAACTGCGCCTGGACGCCGAACAGCGGCTCAAGAGCGGACAGTTGCGGGTGCTGGTCGCGACCGCGTCGCTGGAACTGGGCATCGACATCGGCGATGTCGACCTGGTCTGCCAGCTCGGTTCGCCGCGCGCGATCGCCGCCTTCCTGCAACGCGTCGGTCGCGCCGGCCACCATGTCGGCGGCGTGCCGAAGGGCCGCCTGTTCCCGCAGTCGCGCGACGACCTGGTCGAATGCGCGGCGCTGCTCGACAGCGTGCGTCGCGGCGAACTCGATGCGCTGCAGATTCCGTCCGCGCCGCTGGACGTGCTGGCGCAGCAGATCGTCGCCGAAGTGGCCGCGCAGGAGTGCAGCGAGGACGAGTTGTACGCGCTGGTGCGCGGCGCCTGGCCGTATGCGCAACTGCAGCGTAAGGACTTCGATGCGGTCGTGCGCATGCTCGCCGACGGTTTCACCACCCGGCGCGGCCCGCGCGCGGCCTACATCCATCGCGACGCGGTCAACGCGCGGCTGCGCGCGCGTCGCGGCAGCCGCATGACCGCGGTGATGTCGGGCGGCACCATCCCCGACACCGGCGATTACTCGGTCGTGCTGGAGCCGGAAAACCACACGATCGGCAACGTCAACGAAGACTTCGCGATCGAAAGCCTGGCCGGCGACGTGTTCCAGCTCGGCAACGCCAGCTATCGCATCCTGCGGGTCGAGCCGGGGCGGGTGCGGGTCGAGGACGCGCAGGGCCAGCCGCCGAACATCCCGTTCTGGCTCGGCGAAGCGCCCGGCCGCAGCGACGAACTGTCGGCCAGCGTGTCGCGCCTGCGCGGCGCGGTCGATGCCTTGTTGGGCGAGACCGCCGGTCCGTCCGGCGCGATCGATGCCGGCGGCGCCGCGCGCAAGCTCAGCGAACAAATCGATATCGATCCGGAAAGCGCGCTGCAAGTGGTCGACTACCTGGGCCGCACCCGTCAGGCGCTCGGCATCGTGCCGACCCAGGACAGTCTGGTGTTCGAGCGGTTCTTCGACGAATCCGGCGGCACCCAGCTGGTGATCCATTCGCCCTACGGCAGCCGCATCAATCGCGCCTGGGGCTTGGCGCTGCGCAAGCGCTTCTGCCGCAAGTTCAATTTCGAACTGCAGGCCGCCGCGACCGAGGACGCGATCGTGCTGTCGCTGTCGACCAGCCACAGCTTCCCGCTCGAAGATGTCGCGCGCTATCTGCATTCGGCCTCGGCCCTGGATGTACTGACCCAGGCCTTGCTCGATGCGCCGTTGTTCGCGGTGCGCTGGCGCTGGAACGCGACCACCTCGTTGGCGTTGCCGCGTTTCGTCGGCGGGCGCAAGGTCGCGCCGCAGTTGCAGCGGATGAAGAGCGAGGATCTGCTGGCGACGGTGTTTCCCGATCAGGTCGCGTGCGCGGAAAACCTGGTCGGCGAGCGCGAAGTGCCCGACCATCCGCTGGTCGAACAGACCCTGCAGGACTGCTTGTACGAAGCGATGGACAGCGCCGGCTGGCTGCGCATGCTGCGACGCCTGGAAGCGGGCGAGGTGCGGGTGATCGGGCGCGACGTGACCGGTCCGTCGCCGATCGCGGCCGAGGCGCTTAACGCCAAGCCGTACGCCTTCCTCGACGATGCGCCGCTGGAGGAACGTCGCACTCAGGCGGTGATGGCGCGGCGTTACGCCGAAGCCGACAGCGCCGATGACCTCGGCCGGCTCGACCTGGAAGCGATCGACGCGGTGCGCGCCGAGGCCTGGCCGGAAGCGCGCGATCCCGATGAAATGCACGAAGCGCTGATGGGGCTGGGTTTCGTCACTGCTGACGAAGCAACGGCCAACACCTGGACCGATTGGCTCAGCGCGCTGGCCGCCGCCGGCCGCGCCACCGCCTTGCGCCTGCACGCCGAGGACGCGTCGCCGTCGTGGTGGGTCGCGACCGAAACCCTGCCGCAAGCCCGCGCAATGTTCGCTCAGGCCGTGGCCGAACCCGCAGTCGAGGTGCCGCGCGAATACGCGCAAGTGCAGTGGAGCGCCGAGGACGCGCTGATCGACCTGCTGCGCTCGCGCCTGACCGGGCTGGGCCCGACCACGATCGGCGCATTGGCGCGCGACAGCCGCCGCGAAGCGGCCGAAATCGAACTCGCCTTGCTGCGCCTGGAGCAGGAAGGCTATGTGATGCGCGGGCGCTTCAGCCGCGCCAGCCTGCTCGCCGGCGAAGAGGAATGGTGCGAACGCCATCTGCTCGCGCGTATCCATCGCTACACGGTCGGGCGCCTGCGCCGCGAGATCGAACCGGTCGCGCCACGCGACTACGCGCGCTTCTTGTTCGACTGGCAGCACCTGTCCAAGCCCACCCGCATGAGCGGCCCGCAGGCGCTGCGCACGGTGCTGGAACAGCTCGAAGGCTTTGAAGCGCCGGCTTCGGTGTGGGAAAGCGAACTGCTGCCGGCGCGCATCGGCGACTACGATTCGGCCTGGCTCGACGAGCTGTGTACCGCCGGCCGCGTGACCTGGGCGCGGCTGCGTCCGAACGCCGGCGGCACCGACCCGGCCGCGCCGCAAGGCGTGCCGAGCGTGCGCCAGACCCCGATCGTGCTGCTGCCGCGTCGCGCCCTGGCCGACTGGAGCCTGAGCGCGGTGCGCAACACCGATCCGGCGCCGGTGTCCTCGCGCGCGCAGCGCGTGCTGGCCGCACTGGAAACGCGTGGCGCCTCGTTCTTCGACGAACTCGAACACTCCGCGCACCTGCTGCGCACCGAACTGGAAGAAGCGCTCGGCGAACTGGTGACCCGCGGCCGCATCACCTGCGACAGCTTCGCCGGCCTGCGCGCCTTGCTGGTGCCGCCGTCCAAGCGCGCCTCGGCGCACGGCAGCCGCCGACGCCGGGCGATGCTGACCGATCTGCAGGACGCCGGACGCTGGTCGCTGACCCGGCCACTCGACGCGTCGGCCGAGCCGACGACCGCGACGCCGGCGCAGGCCGCGGCGCGCAGCACCGAGGCGACCGAACACATCGCCTGGCGCCTGCTCGAACGCTACGGCGTGGTGTTCTGGCGATTGATCCAGCGCGAGGCGGCGTGGCTGCCGCCGTGGCGCGATCTGCTGCGGGTGTACCGGCGCCTGGAAGCGCGCGGCGAAATCCGCGGCGGCCGTTTCATCGCCGGCATGACC
It includes:
- a CDS encoding DEAD/DEAH box helicase gives rise to the protein MVLDDFHPAVAAWFGATFPAPTQAQVLAWPNIRAGRNTLVAAPTGSGKTLTAFLAAIDELVREGLEHGLRDETAVVYVSPLKALSNDIHLNLEAPLAGIAEHLQRMGLADPGIRTAVRTGDTPAGERVAMRKRPPHILVTTPESLYVLMGSESGRAMLSTVRSVIVDEIHAVADDKRGSHLSLTLERLRGLCPKPPLRIGLSATQKPIIEVARFLVGSDAVDADGQPDCAIVDIGYAKQRDLALELPGSPLSAVMSHEQWDEVYQRLAALVGEHRTTLVFVNTRRMAERAARHLADRLGKDVVAAHHGSLSRELRLDAEQRLKSGQLRVLVATASLELGIDIGDVDLVCQLGSPRAIAAFLQRVGRAGHHVGGVPKGRLFPQSRDDLVECAALLDSVRRGELDALQIPSAPLDVLAQQIVAEVAAQECSEDELYALVRGAWPYAQLQRKDFDAVVRMLADGFTTRRGPRAAYIHRDAVNARLRARRGSRMTAVMSGGTIPDTGDYSVVLEPENHTIGNVNEDFAIESLAGDVFQLGNASYRILRVEPGRVRVEDAQGQPPNIPFWLGEAPGRSDELSASVSRLRGAVDALLGETAGPSGAIDAGGAARKLSEQIDIDPESALQVVDYLGRTRQALGIVPTQDSLVFERFFDESGGTQLVIHSPYGSRINRAWGLALRKRFCRKFNFELQAAATEDAIVLSLSTSHSFPLEDVARYLHSASALDVLTQALLDAPLFAVRWRWNATTSLALPRFVGGRKVAPQLQRMKSEDLLATVFPDQVACAENLVGEREVPDHPLVEQTLQDCLYEAMDSAGWLRMLRRLEAGEVRVIGRDVTGPSPIAAEALNAKPYAFLDDAPLEERRTQAVMARRYAEADSADDLGRLDLEAIDAVRAEAWPEARDPDEMHEALMGLGFVTADEATANTWTDWLSALAAAGRATALRLHAEDASPSWWVATETLPQARAMFAQAVAEPAVEVPREYAQVQWSAEDALIDLLRSRLTGLGPTTIGALARDSRREAAEIELALLRLEQEGYVMRGRFSRASLLAGEEEWCERHLLARIHRYTVGRLRREIEPVAPRDYARFLFDWQHLSKPTRMSGPQALRTVLEQLEGFEAPASVWESELLPARIGDYDSAWLDELCTAGRVTWARLRPNAGGTDPAAPQGVPSVRQTPIVLLPRRALADWSLSAVRNTDPAPVSSRAQRVLAALETRGASFFDELEHSAHLLRTELEEALGELVTRGRITCDSFAGLRALLVPPSKRASAHGSRRRRAMLTDLQDAGRWSLTRPLDASAEPTTATPAQAAARSTEATEHIAWRLLERYGVVFWRLIQREAAWLPPWRDLLRVYRRLEARGEIRGGRFIAGMTGEQYALPDAVNALRQVRQREHSGEVICISAADPLNLTGSVLAGAKVPRIPGARIAFRDGVAVASLLAGQVEEIEALPADAQREVHRLLMRRPGSAAAAVESTVDEVLRNLGRI